A genomic window from Shewanella vesiculosa includes:
- the crcB gene encoding fluoride efflux transporter CrcB, translated as MTNVILVALGGSIGAVLRYLLSIFMIQLFGSSFPFGTLLVNLLGSFLMGVVYALGQLSHVSPEIKALVGIGLLGALTTFSTFSNETLLLLQEGLWHKAILNVLLNVTLCLFMVYVGQQLIFSRV; from the coding sequence ATGACTAATGTGATCTTGGTGGCATTAGGTGGTTCAATTGGTGCAGTTTTACGCTATCTTCTATCAATTTTTATGATCCAGCTATTTGGAAGCAGTTTTCCTTTTGGTACACTGTTAGTCAATCTACTGGGATCGTTTTTAATGGGCGTAGTTTATGCGCTAGGGCAGTTAAGTCATGTTAGCCCTGAAATTAAAGCGCTAGTTGGCATTGGCCTATTGGGCGCATTAACTACATTTTCAACTTTCTCGAATGAAACCTTACTGCTGTTGCAAGAAGGCTTATGGCATAAAGCTATTTTAAATGTGTTGTTGAATGTCACCTTATGTCTATTTATGGTGTATGTAGGTCAACAACTTATATTTTCTCGCGTTTAA
- the serS gene encoding serine--tRNA ligase, which produces MLDPKFLRNDLDVTAERLATRGFILEVDNLTKLEEKRKSLQVETEDLQASRNAISKSIGQAKARGEDTSSIMAQVGDLGVQLDAKKAELAELLQQINSIAMSIPNLPDESVPIGADENDNVEVRRWGTPRTFDFEVKDHLDLGEALGGLDFKSAVKITGSRFIIMRGQIARLNRALGQFMLDLHTTEHGYSETYVPLLVNEDSLLGTGQLPKFGEDLFHTKPATEEGQGLSLIPTAEVPLTNYVRDMIVDESELPIKMTALTSCFRSEAGSYGRDTRGLIRQHQFDKVELVQIAHPDNSMHALDEITAHAEKVLQLLNLPHRTMVLCTGDMGFGSSKTFDIEVWLPAQNTYREISSCSNMKDFQARRMQARYRSKVDNKPALLHTLNGSGLAVGRTLVAVLENYQNQDGTITVPEVLRSYMGGLSVIG; this is translated from the coding sequence ATGCTAGATCCAAAATTTTTGCGTAATGATCTTGACGTCACCGCCGAGCGTTTAGCCACTCGTGGCTTTATTTTAGAGGTTGATAATTTGACCAAACTTGAAGAAAAGCGTAAATCGCTTCAAGTAGAAACAGAAGACTTACAAGCGTCGCGTAATGCGATCTCCAAGTCGATTGGTCAAGCTAAAGCTCGTGGCGAAGATACCAGTTCCATTATGGCGCAGGTAGGGGATTTAGGTGTGCAGCTTGATGCAAAGAAAGCTGAACTTGCTGAGTTATTGCAACAAATCAATAGCATCGCCATGAGCATACCAAACTTGCCTGATGAATCTGTGCCAATTGGTGCCGATGAAAATGACAATGTAGAGGTGCGTCGTTGGGGTACACCTAGAACATTCGATTTTGAAGTGAAAGATCACTTAGATTTAGGTGAAGCTCTCGGTGGATTAGATTTTAAAAGTGCCGTTAAAATTACTGGTTCACGTTTTATTATCATGCGCGGCCAAATCGCCCGTTTAAATCGTGCTTTAGGTCAGTTCATGCTAGACCTACACACCACTGAACATGGCTATAGCGAAACCTATGTACCGCTATTGGTTAACGAAGACAGCTTATTAGGTACTGGTCAGCTTCCTAAGTTTGGTGAAGATTTATTTCACACCAAACCAGCAACAGAAGAAGGCCAAGGCTTGTCACTTATCCCGACCGCAGAAGTGCCATTAACTAACTATGTGCGCGACATGATTGTTGATGAGAGTGAGCTACCCATAAAAATGACCGCATTAACGTCATGCTTCAGAAGTGAAGCGGGCTCTTATGGTCGTGACACCCGTGGTTTGATCCGTCAGCATCAATTCGACAAAGTCGAATTAGTGCAAATTGCTCATCCAGACAATTCAATGCATGCGTTAGATGAAATTACCGCACATGCTGAAAAAGTATTGCAGTTATTAAACTTGCCGCACCGCACTATGGTGTTATGTACTGGTGATATGGGCTTTGGTTCAAGTAAAACATTTGATATTGAAGTGTGGTTACCAGCACAAAATACTTACCGTGAAATTTCATCGTGTTCAAACATGAAAGACTTCCAAGCGCGCAGAATGCAAGCTCGATACCGTAGCAAGGTCGATAACAAACCTGCGTTATTGCACACTTTAAATGGTTCTGGTTTAGCAGTTGGACGGACATTAGTTGCCGTGCTTGAAAATTATCAGAATCAAGATGGCACTATCACAGTACCTGAGGTGTTACGTTCATACATGGGCGGCTTAAGCGTTATTGGCTAG
- a CDS encoding TusE/DsrC/DsvC family sulfur relay protein, protein MVNFFEFNGLQIETDHQGYLKNINDWQEPMATVIAATENIELTEQHWEVIRFVRDFYLEYKTSPAIRVLVKAIGQRLGADKGNSKYLYTLFPGGPAKQATKIAGLPKPAKCL, encoded by the coding sequence TTGGTAAACTTTTTTGAATTTAATGGCCTGCAAATTGAAACCGATCATCAAGGCTATTTAAAAAATATCAATGACTGGCAAGAACCTATGGCAACTGTGATTGCCGCCACTGAGAACATTGAGTTAACCGAGCAACACTGGGAAGTTATCCGTTTTGTGCGTGATTTTTATCTAGAGTACAAAACCAGTCCTGCTATTCGTGTGCTGGTTAAAGCTATCGGTCAACGATTAGGAGCCGATAAAGGTAACTCTAAATATTTGTATACCTTATTTCCTGGGGGCCCGGCTAAGCAAGCAACCAAAATTGCTGGGCTGCCCAAACCCGCTAAATGTTTATAG
- the tusB gene encoding sulfurtransferase complex subunit TusB gives MILHHIQASVMSDDALSTCLRYIHPKDSILLSSDAVNCLLQPQWQQRLANIALFVLQDDVVARGLSDRLMIILANKAAGDFDIIDYSQFVEQSLRHDKVITW, from the coding sequence TTGATATTACATCATATCCAAGCATCAGTAATGAGTGACGATGCCTTAAGTACATGCCTGCGCTATATTCACCCTAAAGACAGTATTTTATTGTCTAGCGATGCGGTGAATTGTTTATTACAACCTCAATGGCAACAGCGTTTAGCAAATATTGCACTGTTTGTACTACAAGATGATGTTGTCGCTAGGGGGTTATCAGATCGCTTAATGATTATTTTAGCTAATAAAGCTGCGGGTGATTTTGATATTATTGACTATTCACAATTTGTTGAACAATCTTTGCGACACGATAAGGTGATAACTTGGTAA
- the tusC gene encoding sulfurtransferase complex subunit TusC — protein MKSLVIIFRHAPLGTTSTREGLDFAMLSASFEQQVSIVFTNEAVLHLLAGQTPEQAGSKDYVSAFKALSLYDIDTVLVCAESMHTLGLQPNDLSIAATVATPEMIRQTLQSADEVLVF, from the coding sequence ATGAAATCACTGGTGATTATTTTTAGACATGCACCTTTAGGCACCACGAGTACTCGTGAAGGGCTTGATTTTGCTATGCTCAGTGCCAGCTTTGAACAACAGGTGAGTATTGTGTTTACCAATGAAGCTGTATTGCATTTGCTGGCAGGCCAAACACCTGAGCAAGCAGGATCGAAAGATTATGTGTCGGCATTTAAAGCGCTATCTCTTTACGATATTGATACCGTATTGGTTTGCGCTGAATCAATGCACACATTAGGATTGCAGCCCAATGACCTCAGTATTGCGGCAACGGTAGCGACGCCAGAGATGATTAGGCAAACCCTGCAATCGGCTGATGAGGTGCTAGTATTTTGA
- the tusD gene encoding sulfurtransferase complex subunit TusD, which yields MSKFIIQVNGSVYGSTASFRALSFCQSALANGHQIINVFFYQDGVTNSNALTCPASDEIDMHSHWQNLSAQHAIPLTNCVSAALRRGILSPQDASENGKPQWNSSDAFTMGGLGELVVGIEQADRLISF from the coding sequence ATGAGCAAATTCATCATTCAAGTAAACGGAAGTGTTTATGGCTCAACAGCCAGCTTTCGTGCGTTATCTTTTTGCCAAAGCGCATTAGCTAACGGTCATCAAATCATCAATGTCTTTTTCTATCAAGATGGCGTAACCAACAGTAATGCCCTTACTTGTCCGGCATCTGATGAAATAGATATGCACTCACATTGGCAAAATTTGTCAGCGCAGCACGCAATACCATTAACCAATTGTGTTTCAGCAGCATTGCGTCGTGGCATACTCTCACCACAAGATGCATCAGAAAATGGTAAGCCACAATGGAATAGCAGTGACGCATTTACCATGGGCGGCTTAGGTGAATTAGTGGTCGGTATTGAACAAGCTGACAGATTAATTAGCTTTTAA
- the punR gene encoding DNA-binding transcriptional activator PunR, producing MLSEQAFEMIDIVARVGSFTAAANKLNKVPSAVSYAIKQIEDDLGVILFERHHRSVSLTPAGEHFVAQSREIMTKLNNIKRDTQKVANGWRPSLSIAIDNMVRADKISGLIADFYRHFTDIELIIRLEVYNGVWEALSTGKSDIAIGATSSIPVGGTFKSRDMGMIQWSFLVGKNHPLAKAEHALTDEELLQYPSICLQDTAHNIAHRPNWLLNNQRRIVVPDWIRAINCFREGLGVGYMPYHLADIFIKAGALIEKQLATPKQDTACCLAWNTANMSPALQWVLDHLGDTEKLKKRMA from the coding sequence ATGCTTTCAGAACAAGCATTCGAAATGATAGATATTGTGGCCCGCGTAGGCAGTTTTACCGCCGCCGCAAATAAATTAAATAAAGTGCCCTCTGCGGTGAGTTATGCCATTAAGCAGATTGAAGATGACTTAGGGGTAATATTGTTTGAACGTCATCATCGCAGCGTGAGTTTAACCCCTGCTGGTGAACATTTTGTCGCCCAGTCTCGTGAGATCATGACCAAACTTAATAATATTAAGCGTGATACACAAAAAGTGGCTAATGGCTGGCGCCCTTCATTATCGATTGCGATTGACAATATGGTTCGCGCCGACAAAATAAGTGGCTTAATAGCTGATTTTTATCGGCATTTTACCGACATTGAATTGATTATTCGCTTAGAAGTATATAACGGCGTCTGGGAAGCACTGTCTACAGGAAAAAGTGACATCGCGATTGGCGCTACCTCTAGCATTCCTGTTGGTGGCACCTTTAAATCTCGCGATATGGGGATGATCCAGTGGTCTTTTTTAGTTGGGAAGAATCATCCTTTAGCTAAAGCTGAGCACGCGTTAACCGATGAAGAGTTATTACAATATCCGTCAATCTGCCTGCAAGACACAGCGCATAATATTGCTCATCGACCGAATTGGTTATTGAATAATCAACGTCGAATTGTGGTACCCGATTGGATCAGAGCGATAAATTGCTTTAGAGAAGGTTTAGGTGTGGGGTATATGCCATATCATTTAGCCGATATCTTTATCAAAGCTGGTGCGCTAATAGAAAAACAGCTCGCTACTCCCAAACAAGACACCGCCTGCTGTTTAGCTTGGAATACTGCCAATATGAGCCCTGCTCTACAGTGGGTATTAGATCACTTAGGTGACACTGAAAAACTGAAAAAAAGAATGGCTTAG